From one Candidatus Neomarinimicrobiota bacterium genomic stretch:
- the ychF gene encoding redox-regulated ATPase YchF, with amino-acid sequence MPLQCGIIGLPNVGKSTIFNALTASTVPAENYPFCTVDPNVGVVPLPDSRLEKITAFFHPEKITPATVEFVDIAGLVRGASEGEGLGNHFLGQIRQVEAIIHVVRCFNDQNITHVEGSLDLVRDAELIETELLMRDLETIERRIEKAAKEAKSGDKQHKIELDLLTRLSEHCNAGKMARILDCTPEEVLIIQQLHLLTQKRTLYVVNVDENEIASTQRSEQTQALFNFAERDNNIAIRLCGILEQELAFLEPTEQAEYLREYNLFEIGLHKLIHAAYSLLDLETFFTGSPKEVRAWTIRKGTTAPKAAGEIHTDFEKGFIKTEVYHYKDMLQYSSETALRDAGKIRLEGRNYVVQDGDIIFFKFNI; translated from the coding sequence GTGCCACTCCAGTGCGGCATAATAGGCCTTCCCAATGTGGGGAAGTCTACTATCTTCAATGCGTTGACAGCTTCGACTGTGCCAGCTGAGAATTACCCTTTTTGTACTGTGGATCCGAATGTTGGAGTGGTGCCTCTCCCTGATTCCCGCCTAGAAAAAATCACCGCCTTTTTCCACCCGGAGAAAATCACACCTGCAACAGTTGAGTTTGTGGATATCGCTGGCTTGGTGCGAGGAGCAAGTGAGGGTGAAGGGCTTGGCAACCACTTTCTGGGGCAGATCCGGCAGGTTGAGGCTATCATTCACGTGGTGAGATGTTTCAATGATCAAAACATCACCCACGTGGAAGGAAGTCTCGATCTGGTGAGAGATGCTGAACTGATAGAAACAGAGCTTCTCATGAGAGATTTGGAAACCATTGAACGTAGGATCGAGAAAGCCGCTAAGGAAGCTAAGTCTGGTGACAAACAACATAAGATAGAGCTGGATCTCCTGACCCGACTATCGGAACATTGTAACGCCGGGAAGATGGCGCGAATATTAGATTGTACGCCTGAAGAAGTGTTAATCATACAACAGCTTCATCTTCTGACACAAAAGCGCACCCTATATGTGGTCAACGTGGATGAAAATGAAATCGCATCTACTCAGCGGAGTGAACAGACACAAGCCCTGTTCAACTTTGCTGAAAGAGATAACAATATTGCCATCCGCCTCTGCGGAATACTGGAACAGGAATTGGCGTTCCTCGAGCCCACTGAACAGGCGGAATACCTCAGAGAGTACAATTTATTTGAGATTGGTCTCCACAAACTTATCCATGCCGCCTACAGCCTGCTGGATCTGGAAACATTTTTCACCGGCAGTCCAAAGGAAGTTCGGGCCTGGACAATCAGAAAAGGGACCACAGCTCCAAAAGCGGCGGGAGAAATTCACACCGATTTTGAGAAAGGATTCATCAAAACGGAGGTGTATCACTACAAAGACATGCTCCAGTACTCTTCAGAAACCGCTCTCCGGGATGCAGGAAAAATCCGTCTGGAAGGACGAAATTATGTTGTTCAGGATGGTGATATCATTTTCTTCAAATTCAATATATGA
- a CDS encoding beta-ketoacyl-ACP synthase I (FabB, beta-Ketoacyl-ACP synthase I, KASI; catalyzes a condensation reaction in fatty acid biosynthesis: addition of an acyl acceptor of two carbons from malonyl-ACP; required for the elongation of short-chain unsaturated acyl-ACP) codes for MRRIVVTGLGIVSSIGNNRHEVLQSLQNQKSGIEFHQEYADLGFRSHVCGTVTAVIKELVPRKHLRFMGDGSAYSYISMAESIEDAGLTEDDLTSEKTGLIIGSGVASGLPIVEMADTLRNKGAKKVAPFYVPKIMSSCNAANLATAFKVRGYSYTLSSACATSGHCLGNAYQLIQSDEQDLMFIGGGDEVSWIVSIAFDSMGALSSNFNDKPQSASRAYDRDRDGFVVSGGGGTIVLEEYERAKARGAKIYCEVTGYGISSDGNDMVRPSGEGAERCMKMALETVDGPIDYLNAHGTSTPAGDITELVAIKNVFNGNGQLPHISSTKSLTGHSLGAASVHESIYCILMMDNDFICPSENIENLDPEAESYPIVLEPMNNHNLNHVMSNSFGFGGTNCSLVFSKV; via the coding sequence ATGAGAAGAATCGTTGTGACAGGGCTCGGGATTGTCTCAAGCATAGGTAACAATCGCCATGAGGTGTTGCAATCCCTTCAAAATCAAAAAAGCGGCATCGAATTTCATCAGGAATACGCTGATTTGGGATTCCGTTCTCACGTCTGCGGTACAGTTACGGCAGTTATCAAGGAACTGGTGCCACGCAAGCACCTCAGGTTCATGGGAGATGGTTCAGCCTACAGCTATATCTCTATGGCAGAATCCATAGAAGATGCGGGTCTCACTGAGGATGATTTGACCAGCGAAAAAACAGGGCTCATCATCGGATCAGGCGTTGCTAGCGGTCTGCCTATTGTGGAAATGGCTGACACTTTGCGTAACAAAGGCGCCAAGAAGGTGGCCCCCTTCTACGTCCCAAAAATTATGTCCAGCTGCAACGCTGCCAATCTCGCCACCGCTTTCAAGGTGAGAGGCTACAGTTATACCCTCAGCTCAGCATGCGCCACCAGCGGCCACTGTCTCGGCAACGCCTACCAGTTGATACAGTCCGATGAACAGGATCTTATGTTTATCGGTGGTGGTGATGAGGTGAGCTGGATAGTCTCTATCGCCTTCGATTCAATGGGGGCCCTGAGTTCTAACTTCAATGATAAGCCTCAGTCAGCCAGCCGCGCCTATGACCGCGACAGAGACGGATTTGTGGTCTCTGGAGGTGGTGGGACCATAGTCCTTGAGGAGTATGAACGGGCGAAAGCGAGAGGTGCTAAGATCTACTGTGAAGTGACCGGTTACGGCATCAGCTCTGATGGGAATGATATGGTTCGGCCATCCGGCGAAGGGGCGGAACGTTGCATGAAAATGGCTTTAGAAACCGTAGATGGCCCCATCGATTATTTGAACGCACACGGCACATCAACCCCTGCCGGTGATATCACGGAGCTTGTGGCCATTAAAAATGTTTTCAATGGCAACGGTCAACTGCCACACATTAGTTCCACCAAGTCACTTACGGGCCATTCTCTCGGCGCTGCCAGTGTTCATGAATCGATCTACTGTATTCTCATGATGGACAACGATTTTATCTGCCCTTCCGAAAATATTGAAAACCTCGACCCTGAAGCAGAGAGTTATCCGATCGTACTTGAGCCTATGAACAATCACAATCTAAATCATGTAATGTCTAACAGTTTCGGTTTCGGTGGCACCAACTGCTCTCTGGTATTCAGTAAAGTCTAA
- the fabA gene encoding bifunctional 3-hydroxydecanoyl-ACP dehydratase/trans-2-decenoyl-ACP isomerase gives MEKKESYNKTELMDFAGGLLGSERGKLPLPPMLMVDRIMKITEKGGKFNKGLVLAEMDIHPNKWFFECHFKDDPVMPGCLGLDALWQLTGFFISWIGGTGKGRALGCGEVKFKGQIRPHHKKVIYQLDIKKIISKPIWMVLADATVEVANKTIYFAKNIKVGFFENLVYPSPKGETEPF, from the coding sequence ATGGAGAAGAAAGAAAGTTACAACAAAACAGAATTGATGGATTTTGCGGGCGGTCTGCTCGGTTCTGAAAGAGGGAAGCTTCCTCTCCCTCCCATGCTCATGGTGGACCGCATCATGAAAATCACTGAGAAGGGCGGAAAATTCAATAAGGGGTTGGTCCTTGCGGAGATGGATATCCATCCTAATAAATGGTTTTTTGAATGTCATTTCAAAGACGACCCCGTCATGCCCGGTTGTCTTGGACTGGATGCCCTTTGGCAACTCACTGGTTTTTTCATATCGTGGATCGGTGGAACTGGCAAGGGCCGTGCTTTGGGTTGTGGTGAAGTGAAATTCAAAGGCCAGATTCGTCCTCACCATAAGAAAGTTATTTACCAATTAGACATCAAGAAAATCATCTCAAAACCGATCTGGATGGTCCTGGCTGATGCAACAGTAGAAGTAGCCAACAAGACAATCTATTTTGCAAAGAATATTAAAGTGGGGTTTTTCGAAAATCTCGTTTATCCTTCTCCCAAAGGAGAGACTGAACCCTTCTAA
- a CDS encoding SDR family oxidoreductase → MKQWVLILGCSTGHGGATTRKLAEDGYGIIGFHFDRGDIKKEAKSFCEDLKGLNDGRTHFFNKNAADSKVMDEFIPQIKGITSGQPLKLLLHSIAFGTTTNFFGERPVTQKQMDMTVHVMGTSLLYWVQKLFDADLLGNGSRILGLTSEGNYLCMDGYGPVSVAKVALESITRQIGWELGQHGITANCIQAGVTPTRALTKISENWEEWIEKTKKRNPMGRTTEPEDVANVVHLMLQPGADFINCSIVYTDGGEHRSGIFV, encoded by the coding sequence ATGAAACAGTGGGTATTAATCTTGGGGTGTTCCACAGGTCATGGCGGAGCCACCACCCGGAAACTAGCGGAAGACGGTTACGGTATTATCGGCTTTCACTTTGATCGGGGGGATATCAAAAAAGAAGCCAAATCGTTTTGCGAAGACTTGAAAGGACTTAACGACGGCCGCACCCACTTTTTTAATAAAAATGCAGCCGATAGCAAAGTGATGGATGAATTTATTCCTCAGATTAAAGGTATTACCAGTGGCCAACCGCTGAAACTGTTGCTTCATTCCATTGCTTTCGGCACAACCACCAATTTTTTCGGTGAGCGTCCAGTAACCCAAAAACAGATGGATATGACGGTACATGTCATGGGGACTTCACTGCTGTACTGGGTCCAGAAATTGTTTGATGCCGACCTCTTGGGTAATGGTTCCAGAATACTGGGCCTCACCTCTGAAGGTAATTATCTTTGCATGGATGGATATGGCCCCGTTAGTGTAGCCAAGGTTGCGTTGGAGAGTATTACTCGACAGATAGGGTGGGAATTGGGCCAGCACGGCATTACCGCCAACTGTATCCAAGCGGGCGTTACGCCAACGCGAGCACTCACAAAGATCAGTGAGAACTGGGAAGAGTGGATAGAGAAAACGAAAAAGCGTAATCCCATGGGCAGAACCACAGAGCCTGAGGATGTTGCCAATGTTGTTCACCTCATGCTCCAGCCGGGTGCTGATTTCATCAACTGTTCCATCGTTTACACAGATGGAGGGGAGCACCGGTCGGGCATATTTGTCTGA
- a CDS encoding phosphatase PAP2 family protein, producing the protein MQVIDLLQDLDHPAIFYLMRFVSLLGDDIFYVVLFPTIFWFWKRSKAVRLTVLLCTSIYINFVLKEAFQLPRPENVGFIEADGFSFPSGHAQHAVVLWGYLAWTVRKHFAFASFTSFFIGLSRLYLGVHWPGDVVGGWVIGATLLVLFILLSGKIDRSRYSLSAPPVAGILLVVTLWLGLFSSVTYSGIVMGALLGLIAGATAANYVNIPSFSRSTIAGAMVVTIGAAGLYGIYRVVSSLRDGGEGALFTVLAVIGFWISLGAPWLSGKVVEIIGLEVAGEETD; encoded by the coding sequence TTGCAAGTTATTGATCTCCTCCAAGATCTGGACCATCCGGCTATCTTTTACCTTATGCGGTTTGTCTCTTTGCTGGGTGACGATATTTTCTATGTTGTGCTGTTTCCCACCATTTTTTGGTTCTGGAAACGATCCAAGGCAGTCAGGCTCACGGTTCTTCTTTGTACCAGCATATATATCAACTTTGTTTTGAAGGAGGCATTTCAGCTTCCTCGTCCGGAGAATGTTGGGTTTATTGAGGCTGACGGGTTCTCTTTCCCCAGTGGGCATGCCCAGCATGCTGTGGTGCTGTGGGGATACTTGGCATGGACTGTGAGAAAGCACTTTGCATTTGCCAGTTTTACGTCTTTTTTCATTGGCCTTTCTCGCCTTTATCTCGGTGTACACTGGCCCGGTGACGTTGTAGGCGGTTGGGTAATCGGTGCGACTTTACTCGTGTTGTTCATATTATTAAGTGGGAAAATAGACCGAAGCCGGTATTCTTTGTCAGCGCCGCCTGTCGCGGGAATTCTGCTGGTAGTGACTCTCTGGCTTGGTCTTTTCTCTTCTGTCACTTATTCAGGTATTGTCATGGGAGCTTTGCTCGGGTTGATAGCTGGGGCTACCGCTGCGAATTATGTGAACATTCCATCTTTTTCTCGCTCCACGATTGCCGGGGCAATGGTGGTGACAATCGGTGCCGCCGGGCTCTACGGGATCTACCGTGTTGTATCATCTCTGAGGGATGGTGGAGAGGGAGCTCTATTCACCGTTTTAGCGGTTATCGGATTCTGGATCAGCCTCGGCGCACCGTGGCTTTCTGGAAAGGTTGTTGAGATTATTGGGTTGGAAGTTGCTGGAGAAGAAACGGATTAA
- a CDS encoding tetratricopeptide repeat protein: MLKRSRSIFFIVLCLLALGCKDEPQRHFNLGNWYYQKGLVDDAILEYREAIRLYPIEVRIMNREELDMAAKAHYNLAIAYSKKGWYDYALKEAETTFDMWPTNENYEMVELLKKRRGLERLNIETDT; this comes from the coding sequence ATGTTAAAACGCTCCAGAAGTATTTTCTTTATAGTTCTTTGTCTACTTGCATTGGGATGCAAAGATGAGCCCCAGCGTCATTTCAATTTGGGCAATTGGTATTACCAGAAAGGGTTGGTAGATGACGCTATCCTGGAATACCGTGAAGCAATCCGCCTCTACCCTATTGAGGTACGCATAATGAACCGAGAAGAGTTGGATATGGCTGCCAAAGCCCACTACAATCTCGCCATAGCTTATTCCAAAAAAGGGTGGTACGACTACGCTCTGAAGGAAGCTGAAACCACATTTGATATGTGGCCTACAAATGAAAACTATGAAATGGTGGAACTTCTCAAAAAGCGTCGGGGCTTGGAAAGACTCAACATAGAAACGGACACTTAA
- a CDS encoding MFS transporter: MTDQGFSLRDHKHNLILNAIHEGFWGFGIAFHSTYAVVPLFLKLLDAPPIVIGSAAGVFTACAAIPQITMAFIGQRIQNVKKGIILAHSVMIPPIMLAGFIFGFLAPTGPNAWAIYFGCFVLFSLGVGVVFPIWVDFLELVHLSERRGEFFGISFAITNGAGFLGGFAVKKLLESVPFPSNFGYGFLIYSACIMAAVVLFVGYRLKPKKSKKPNRNFRLFRNQLKHVLKTDGNYRRYLFSRILLAANYPAISLYVVYAHEKLQFNVSEAGIFIAITVLLSGFSSFTMGKIGDKAGHKHALVLVFISYLAAMVTALNANTMMQTYFIFVFLGIGQGGFLTTAMSLIYEFAGDEGDKKIYFALTDSLTAPFVVTFIILSGIFIPSHGIASVLVGLGFFIFLGTLSLAFFTKEPKTVRTKFAPLETII, translated from the coding sequence ATGACCGACCAGGGGTTCAGTCTCCGAGATCATAAGCATAACCTCATTTTAAACGCTATACATGAAGGGTTCTGGGGATTCGGGATTGCTTTTCATTCTACTTATGCCGTGGTTCCACTTTTTCTCAAACTGCTAGACGCACCTCCAATTGTAATAGGCTCAGCTGCTGGTGTATTTACCGCCTGCGCTGCAATACCTCAGATTACCATGGCCTTCATCGGTCAACGGATTCAAAATGTAAAAAAAGGGATAATTTTGGCACACTCCGTCATGATCCCACCTATAATGTTGGCAGGTTTTATTTTTGGTTTTCTAGCCCCTACTGGCCCTAACGCCTGGGCTATTTACTTTGGATGTTTCGTCTTATTCTCACTTGGGGTTGGAGTAGTGTTCCCCATTTGGGTAGATTTCCTTGAACTTGTTCATCTGTCGGAACGGAGAGGTGAATTCTTTGGTATTTCCTTTGCTATAACTAACGGTGCAGGATTTTTAGGCGGGTTTGCTGTAAAGAAACTGTTAGAATCGGTACCCTTCCCCTCCAATTTTGGATACGGTTTCCTTATATATTCTGCCTGTATCATGGCGGCAGTGGTGCTATTTGTCGGCTACCGGCTAAAACCAAAAAAGAGCAAGAAACCCAACAGGAATTTCAGGTTGTTTCGCAATCAGTTGAAACATGTACTCAAAACAGACGGCAACTACAGACGCTATCTGTTCAGCCGCATCTTGCTGGCAGCAAACTATCCGGCTATATCCCTCTATGTTGTGTATGCCCATGAGAAACTCCAATTCAATGTGAGTGAAGCTGGAATTTTTATAGCCATCACTGTTTTGCTTTCAGGATTTTCCAGCTTCACCATGGGAAAAATCGGAGATAAAGCGGGGCACAAACATGCTTTGGTGCTTGTATTCATCAGTTACCTTGCCGCAATGGTTACAGCACTGAATGCGAACACCATGATGCAGACCTATTTCATATTCGTCTTCCTTGGTATAGGGCAAGGCGGTTTTCTCACAACAGCCATGAGTCTCATTTACGAATTCGCCGGCGATGAAGGCGATAAGAAAATCTATTTTGCACTGACGGACAGCCTCACAGCGCCATTCGTCGTCACATTTATCATTCTGTCCGGGATTTTCATCCCCAGTCACGGAATCGCATCAGTCCTTGTGGGTCTTGGCTTCTTCATTTTTCTAGGCACTCTATCACTAGCCTTTTTTACCAAAGAACCAAAAACCGTAAGAACTAAATTTGCTCCGCTAGAGACGATCATATAG
- a CDS encoding DMT family transporter, with protein MGNIKYLGPAAIVVAAVLWSFDGLLRQNLSEVPSLLVVLLEHFFGALLLTPLLLKGWKEVKILSNRGWISVIWVSLFGGVLGTFFYTKALSYLNYIDLSVVVLLQKFQPFFAIGLAAVVLREPLTKNYLLCAVAAIAGGYFVTFDNGLSILALDNETLIASLMALCAAFAWGSSTVLGKHALQHLSFFVLTGLRLWITTFIVVVVILFMGNPLISISLSQTEWLIILTIVLSTGTVALFIYYYGLKHVLATHATIYELFWPLSAMLIDLFIRERTLMPEQFMGALLLVGASVVLSRQQKNSTS; from the coding sequence ATGGGAAACATAAAATATCTTGGTCCAGCAGCCATTGTGGTCGCGGCGGTTCTGTGGAGTTTTGATGGTCTTTTACGTCAGAATCTATCGGAGGTCCCATCACTTCTGGTGGTCCTGCTTGAACATTTTTTCGGCGCTTTGTTACTTACTCCCCTTCTTCTTAAAGGCTGGAAAGAGGTAAAAATACTCTCCAATCGTGGTTGGATTTCGGTGATATGGGTTTCACTTTTTGGAGGCGTTCTTGGCACTTTTTTCTATACCAAAGCCCTGAGTTATTTGAATTACATCGATCTTTCTGTGGTTGTGCTACTGCAAAAATTCCAGCCCTTCTTTGCTATTGGCCTCGCTGCTGTTGTTCTGCGTGAGCCTCTGACAAAAAACTATCTTTTGTGTGCTGTGGCTGCTATAGCAGGAGGGTACTTTGTAACATTTGATAACGGCCTATCCATACTGGCATTGGATAATGAGACACTCATCGCCAGTCTTATGGCACTCTGTGCCGCTTTTGCCTGGGGAAGTTCCACAGTGCTGGGAAAGCACGCTTTGCAACATCTCTCCTTTTTTGTACTGACCGGACTCAGGCTTTGGATAACCACTTTCATAGTGGTTGTAGTTATACTCTTTATGGGCAACCCACTTATCAGCATAAGTTTGAGCCAAACCGAATGGCTCATCATTTTGACCATCGTTCTATCCACAGGAACAGTTGCCCTGTTTATTTATTATTACGGATTAAAGCACGTTCTCGCAACACATGCCACCATCTATGAACTGTTCTGGCCACTGTCAGCAATGCTAATTGATCTGTTCATCCGGGAAAGAACACTCATGCCGGAACAGTTTATGGGAGCACTGTTGCTTGTAGGAGCTTCAGTCGTTCTCTCCAGGCAACAGAAAAACAGTACTTCATGA